A region of Carassius auratus strain Wakin chromosome 11, ASM336829v1, whole genome shotgun sequence DNA encodes the following proteins:
- the LOC113111207 gene encoding protein phosphatase 1 regulatory subunit 15B-like produces MSTHGPFSPVDTRSARDSDEGPDSSWISVFSLVSRPAWALFQRYFPGKTQTAFEMNSSLDRGNALAPLKVAYFKGQHQNAPGASSGDPGSLSCFTHDSLSELGIQSTTQKDFILQEQASVGYIRTARNVITQVLQNTQEKRHAKPENGCELSRDTLSVRTPNSWRWGGFLEADDRPPSWLLNVAQSRKETDTSWKHCGEHHSVGYCQSDDGWSMHSESAGHLCSKELAHNVSLLKAESLPNSYQLPLDVEQQLLVCSSAYNEVVIVTPDQDNGYSSWEEEHSNNKLHMKLLSQEQEVSEKASTVASADGSSQTNTTGSEFHSEPITSEVEIKESEEDDLKKKAESIPAAENVAFLAAPQCQNKVIAYIMGSPCSGESESEDDGDWDSNDDDGFDSEGSSHFSDSEDLDDSDDESEESSDGEEADSETERMWNSLCQNGDPYNPRNFTAPIRTASKPNPATTDSSVSESPSVHMSTPLSPPPSSPSLSENESSEDTCEMDEEENQRLWNSFSCAADPYSLFNFQAPVQTRKTPKGCWKEKVPGTPHYRREEAEERLDSGFSEISSVPCSSSAMAVQLKKVTFVEEVEVFYANSDEDRHGPWEEIARDRCRFQRRVQEVEETISYCLSPTFRLDIFQRLNNTS; encoded by the exons ATGAGCACACATGGACCCTTTTCTCCAGTGGACACGCGGTCCGCGCGTGACAGTGACGAGGGCCCTGACAGCTCGTGGATAAGCGTCTTCTCTCTAGTTTCAAGGCCTGCGTGGGCGCTCTTTCAAAGGTATTTCCCCGGAAAAACGCAAACAGCATTTGAAATGAATTCAAGTCTAGATCGTGGAAATGCTCTGGCACCTCTGAAAGTGGCATACTTCAAGGGCCAGCATCAAAACGCACCTGGCGCGTCCTCTGGAGACCCAGGGTCTCTTTCCTGTTTTACACACGACTCGTTGAGTGAACTGGGAATTCAGAGTACCACCCAGAAAGATTTTATTCTTCAAGAGCAAGCGTCGGTCGGATACATAAGAACGGCGAGAAACGTAATCACCCAGGTGTTACAGAACACGCAGGAAAAAAGGCACGCGAAACCGGAAAACGGATGCGAGTTGAGCCGGGATACGCTGTCCGTGCGAACCCCAAACAGCTGGCGGTGGGGCGGATTTTTGGAGGCCGATGACAGACCTCCGAGCTGGCTGCTAAACGTAGCACAAAGCAGAAAAGAGACTGATACGAGCTGGAAGCATTGTGGAGAACATCACAGTGTCGGCTATTGTCAAAGCGATGATGGGTGGTCAATGCACAGCGAAAGCGCTGGACACTTGTGCTCTAAAGAGCTAGCCCACAATGTAAGCCTGCTCAAAGCAGAATCCCTCCCAAACTCATACCAGCTTCCACTAGATGTTGAGCAGCAACTACTGGTTTGTAGTAGTGCCTACAATGAGGTGGTAATTGTGACTCCAGACCAAGATAATGGCTATTCCAGCTGGGAGGAAGAACACTCAAATAATAAGCTTCACATGAAGCTGCTTTCCCAAGAACAGGAGGTGTCGGAAAAAGCCAGCACTGTTGCCTCAGCGGACGGCTCATCTCAGACTAACACTACAGGGAGCGAGTTCCATAGTGAACCAATCACTAGTGAGGTTGAAATTAAGGAAAGCGAGGAGGAcgatttaaaaaagaaagcagAAAGCATTCCAGCTGCTGAAAACGTTGCCTTTTTGGCTGCTCCTCAATGTCAAAACAAGGTCATCGCTTACATCATGGGCAGTCCTTGTAGTGGCGAATCCGAATCGGAGGATGATGGCGATTGGGACAGTAATGACGATGATGGCTTTGACAGCGAAGGCTCATCCCATTTCTCAGATTCTGAGGACCTAGATGACAGCGACGATGAATCTGAGGAAAGTTCAGATGGAGAGGAGGCCGACTCTGAGACTGAGAGGATGTGGAATTCTCTGTGCCAAAACGGAGATCCTTATAACCCGAGGAACTTCACAGCTCCCATAAGGACTGCCTCCAAGCCAAACCCTGCGACTACAGACTCTTCGGTCTCAGAGTCTCCGTCAGTGCATATGTCCACCCCGCTTTCacctcctccatcatcaccctcACTCTCAGAGAATGAGTCCAGCGAAGACACCTGCGAGATGGACGAGGAAGAGAATCAGAGATTGTGGAACTCTTTCAGCTGCGCAGCAGATCCTTACAGCCTCTTCAACTTCCAGGCCCCAGTACAGACTAGAAAAACCCCCAAAGGGTGCTGGAAGGAGAAAGTGCCTGGAACGCCTCACTACAGGAGAGAGGAGGCTGAGGAGAGGCTAGACAGTGGATTCTCCGAGATTTCCTCTGTGCCATGCTCAAGCAGTGCCATGGCTGTTCAGCTGAAGAAG GTGACATTTGTTGAAGAGGTTGAGGTGTTCTATGCCAACAGCGATGAGGACCGCCATGGACCCTGGGAGGAAATCGCCCGGGACCGCTGTCGTTTCCAACGCCGTGTTCAGGAAGTGGAAGAAACTATCAGCTACTGCCTTTCTCCAACTTTCCGTCTGGACATTTTTCAAAGACTAAACAATACTAGCTAA
- the LOC113111206 gene encoding phosphatidylinositol 4-phosphate 3-kinase C2 domain-containing subunit beta-like, whose product MSEAQTQSDREQSWGCLESLGLSQRELVLAEALQMEYDALARHRQDKGPANTLPPETSKSSPARSEPSMPRPVPSPPRNNLQRGFSGSDPMLNHVQPGVSNLSRSSGESHGFSKEPRYILDEWESDLEGTAQLLSKGLPSLDEPPPPVPPRNPIPQNDPFIVHRSSAPRDVNLFTPEVDQPKLSFGDTLNYDNLNDSLSKLNGDWLSPSRSQRVNGDKSGKAVARSNTLPPQVPPRTYFPAQKSTRSQRRVSVDPVSLASRPNGFGYELFQVSEERDEEVAAFCHILDLLRSAYPCNDYSKNAGFVWSPCVAQDELQQGLGVSIKVTVYSDHFREPLTFSCDGLSTIDLLIYQTLCYAHDDLDMIDVDDYLMKICGQAEFFKNNQTLASFEYIQQCLKFDWDIQLLLTKRSSVNMELARTTEDDDTPSTMNHSILLQERPIKQTVTREALTLLLDTFHNEAESFLLSEVELPLHVERLVQSVKALCSSLAAVETPDITAALNQLPACPCRLQPKVQKDISVLVKRENRVAIVEKLTAAILDLVELYCSTFNANFHTMPHSSRSTAPIQEAGMVTNVLSFSIYAAHRIPITWAASYENFFLSCSLTHGDVELCAPQHTSKQAVSKYLFHLVVWDQRVCFPIQINQLPRESQLTVTLYATPLPPPGGAEEKSKQKRSMESLGWVTMPLFNFRHVLTCGRKLLGLWPSTPGSGNARSSMPNFSQPDSVILQVDFPTSSFEVRFSTPAPAEFSPQYEFSRLDQLSQRQLHDILHKKSLFWLTPEDRRLLWEKRYFCHVEASRLPLVLASAPSWEWACLPDIYALLRQWGCMNHLDTLGLLNATFPDQECRRTAVQWMDSISDPELLDFLPQLVQALKYECYLDSHLVRFLLRRAIGDVRIAHYLFWLLKDTLQDSQFSVRYQYLLAALLCCSGRGLRDEFDRQCWLVNILAKVAQRVRDSSPSSRQAILREGLEEVKQFFSINSTCRLPLNPGLLVKGINIQSCSYFNSNAVPLKLSFQNQDSLGDNINVIFKSGDDLRQDMLTLQIIRIMNKIWIQEGLDMRTVIFRCFSTGRGRGMVEMIPNAETLRKIQVEHGVTGSFKDRTLADWLQKHNPTEEEYEKAVENFIYSCAGCCVATYILGICDRHNDNIMLKTSGHMFHIDFGKFLGHAQMFGNIKRDRAPFVFTSDMAYVINGGDKPSSRFHDFVDLCCEAYNLIRKHAHLFLNLLGLMLSSGIPELSDVDDLKYVYDALRPHESEADATMHFTRLIESSLGSVATKLNFFIHNLAQMKFASSEECPVLSFAPRVYTLKSDGAIRSLFVSRHTKTYTPSKGYSYVVKVEREGQLGSTLVQRTFEEFHELHSKLQLIFPSSKLPSFPSRFVIGRSRGEALADRRKEELNGYVWHLIHVAQEVAQCDLIYTFFHPLPRDERTGSVGTVVNTLHNKPADVSWAPVPGTVAGEVKLSILYKSDKLFIMVMHIRGLQSLQDGTDPDPYVKLYLLPDPQKTSKRKTKAARRTCNPTYNEMLVYNKIPRGDLQQRTVHLRVLSEGAFWENTLLGETIIQLKDLTPGHRWVGWHQLGARGSDINR is encoded by the exons ATGTCTGAGGCGCAGACTCAAAGTGACCGGGAGCAAAGTTGGGGTTGCCTGGAATCGCTTGGACTGAGCCAGAGGGAGCTGGTCTTAGCAGAGGCCCTGCAGATGGAGTATGACGCCCTTGCCCGCCACCGACAGGACAAGGGACCAGCAAATACTCTACCTCCTGAAACCAGCAAGTCATCACCCGCAAGGAGCGAGCCCTCCATGCCTAGACCTGTTCCCAGTCCTCCTCGAAATAATTTGCAGCGGGGCTTTTCTGGATCTGACCCCATGCTCAACCACGTTCAACCTGGAGTATCAAACTTATCGCGATCCAGCGGTGAGTCTCACGGATTTAGTAAGGAGCCTCGTTACATCCTGGACGAATGGGAAAGTGATTTAGAAGGAACAGCCCAACTATTGTCAAAAGGTCTGCCATCTCTAGATGAGCCTCCGCCACCAGTACCGCCCAGAAATCCCATCCCCCAGAACGATCCGTTCATTGTCCATCGAAGCTCAGCCCCACGGGATGTCAACTTGTTCACTCCTGAGGTGGACCAGCCCAAGCTTTCCTTTGGAGACACTCTGAACTATGATAACCTCAATGACTCCCTTAGCAAGCTAAATGGGGATTGGCTGTCACCTAGTAGAAGCCAGAGAGTAAATGGGGACAAATCGGGGAAGGCAGTAGCTCGCAGTAACACCCTTCCTCCTCAGGTTCCTCCTCGCACCTATTTTCCAGCGCAGAAGAGTACTAGAAGCCAACGCAGAGTATCAGTTGATCCG gtATCCCTGGCGTCCAGGCCAAATGGCTTTGGTTATGAGCTCTTTCAGGTgtctgaagagagagatgaagaagTGGCGGCCTTCTGTCATATACTTGACTT GCTACGATCGGCATACCCATGCAATGACTACTCAAAAAATGCAGGCTTTGTTTGGAGTCCATGTGTGGCACAAGATGAACTGCAGCAGGGCCTGGGGGTCAGCATAAAGGTCACGGTTTATAGTGACCACTTCAGAGAACCACTCACATTCTCTTGTGATG GATTATCAACCATAGACCTGCTGATTTATCAGACACTCTGCTATGCCCATGATGACCTGGATATGATTGACGTGGATGACTACCTGATGAAAATCTGCGGTCAGGCAGAGTTCTTCAAAAA CAACCAGACTCTGGCAAGCTTTGAGTACATCCAGCAGTGTTTGAAGTTTGACTGGGACATTCAACTCCTTCTTACCAAACGGAGTTCTGTCAATATGGAGCTGGCCCGAACG ACAGAGGATGATGATACTCCATCTACCATGAACCACAGTATTCTACTGCAAGAGAGGCCAATCAAACAGACTGTGACCAG GGAGGCACTGACTCTTCTCCTGGATACCTTTCACAATGAGGCGGAGTCTTTCCTTTTATCAGAG GTTGAGTTGCCATTGCATGTGGAGCGGTTAGTGCAGTCTGTGAAGGCCTTGTGTTCTTCTCTAGCAGCTGTTGAAACACCTGACATCACTGCTGCCTTAAACCAGCTGCCAGCTTGCCCATGCAGACTACAGCCTAAAGTGCAGAAG GATATCAGTGTCTTGGTGAAGAGAGAAAACCGAG TGGCAATTGTGGAGAAGTTAACTGCAGCCATCTTGGATCTTGTGGAGCTGTACTGCAGCACTTTCAATGCTAATTTCCACACCATGCCACACAGCAGCAGATCCACAGCCCCCATACAGGAAGCTGGAATGGTCACCAATGTGCTTTCCTTCAGCATTTATGCAGCTCATCGCATCCCTATCACATGGGCTGCCAG CTATGAAAATTTCTTCCTGTCCTGTTCTCTCACCCATGGCGATGTGGAGCTTTGTGCCCCCCAGCACACCAGTAAACAGGCGGTCAGCAAATATCTCTTCCACCTGGTGGTGTGGGACCAGAG AGTTTGCTTCCCCATCCAGATCAATCAGTTACCGAGGGAGTCACAGCTGACTGTGACGCTATATGCCACCCCTCTACCACCCCCTGGAGGTGCGGAGGAAAAGAGCAAGCAGAAACGCAGCATGGAGTCTTTGGGTTGGGTCACCATGCCCTTATTCAACTTCAGACA TGTTCTGACATGTGGGAGGAAGCTTCTGGGTCTCTGGCCTTCAACCCCCGGCAGTGGAAACGCACGCTCCAGTATGCCCAACTTCAGCCAGCCAGACAGCGTCATCCTTCAG GTGGACTTTCCCACTTCTTCTTTCGAAGTGCGCTTCAGCACCCCCGCTCCAGCAGAGTTCAGCCCCCAGTACGAGTTCTCCCGTCTGGACCAGCTCAGCCAGAGACAGCTACATGATATCTTGCACAAGAAGTCCCTTTTCTG GTTGACTCCAGAGGACCGGCGTCTTTTGTGGGAGAAGCGGTATTTCTGCCACGTGGAAGCCAGTCGTCTGCCACTGGTCCTGGCCAGCGCGCCCAGCTGGGAGTGGGCATGTCTGCCGGACATCTATGCCCTGCTCCGCCAGTGGGGATGCATGAACCACCTGGACACCCTCGGCCTGCTGAACGCCAC GTTTCCAGATCAGGAGTGCAGACGGACCGCGGTACAATGGATGGACTCAATCTCTGATCCTGAGCTTTTGGATTTCCTTCCTCAGTTAGTGCAG GCGCTGAAGTACGAGTGTTATCTGGACAGCCACCTGGTGCGTTTTCTGCTGAGGAGGGCCATCGGGGATGTGCGCATTGCTCACTACCTCTTCTG GTTGCTGAAAGATACTCTTCAGGACTCTCAGTTTAGCGTGAGGTATCAGTATCTGCTGGCAGCTCTTCTCTGCTGTTCTGGTCGTGGTTTGAGGGATGAGTTTGATAGGCAATGCTGGCTGGTCAACATTCTGGCCAAAGTTGCCCAACGAGTTAGAGACTCTTCTCCTTCATCCAGACAG GCTATTCTCCGGGAGGGACTGGAGGAGGTCAAACAGTTCTTCTCGATCAACAGCACCTGTCGACTTCCCCTGAACCCGGGCCTGCTAGTCAAGGGCATCAACATACAG TCTTGCTCCTACTTCAACTCTAATGCAGTGCCCCTCAAGCTCTCGTTCCAGAACCAGGATTCTTTAGGAGACAACATCAACGTCATCTTTAAG TCTGGAGATGACCTGCGGCAGGACATGCTGACGCTCCAGATCATTCGGATCATGAATAAGATCTGGATCCAAGAGGGACTTGATATGAGGACGGTGATCTTCCGCTGCTTCTCTACTGGACGAGGCAGAG GCATGGTAGAGATGATTCCCAATGCAGAAACCCTGAGGAAGATCCAAGTTGAGCATGGAGTGACTGGTTCCTTCAAAGACCGGACTTTGGCAGACTGGCTGCAGAAACACAACCCCACAGAGGAGGAGTATGAGAAG GCAGTGGAAAACTTCATCTATTCGTGTGCTGGTTGTTGTGTGGCCACATACATTCTAGGAATCTGCGACCGCCACAATGACAACATCATGTTGAAGACCAGCGGACACATGTTCCATATTGACTTCGGCAAGTTCCTGGGGCACGCACAGATGTTTGGCAACATCAAACG GGACCGGGCTCCTTTTGTGTTTACATCTGACATGGCGTATGTCATCAATGGAGGTGACAAGCCATCCAGCCGTTTCCATGACTTTGTAGACTTGTGTTGTGAGGCCTACAATCTGATTAGGAAACATGCACATTTATTTCTCAACCTGCTTGGCCTG ATGCTCTCCAGTGGGATCCCAGAGTTGTCTGATGTGGATGATCTGAAATATGTTTATGATGCTCTGAGACCACACGAATCAGAAGCAGATGCCACCATGCACTTCACCAG GCTCATTGAGTCCAGTCTTGGCAGTGTGGCTACTAAGCTCAACTTCTTCATCCATAACCTGGCCCAAATGAAGTTTGCATCCTCTGAGGAGTGTCCCGTTCTGTCATTTGCTCCACGCGTCTACACTCTAAAGAGTGATGGTGCTATTCGCAGCCTGTTTGTTAGCAGACATACCAAAACCTATACTCCAAGCAAAGGCTAT TCTTATGTTGTGAAAGTGGAGCGGGAAGGTCAACTGGGGTCAACTTTAGTCCAAAGGACATTTGAGGAATTCCATGAACTTCACAGTAAACTGCAGCTCATCTTCCCTTCTTCAAAACTACCCAG CTTCCCCAGCCGCTTTGTGATTGGCCGGTCTCGAGGCGAGGCCCTGGCAGACAGGAGAAAAGAGGAGCTAAATGGTTATGTTTGGCACTTGATCCATGTAGCTCAAGAGGTGGCACAG TGTGATCTGATCTACACTTTCTTTCACCCTCTACCAAGAGATGAACGGACAGGAAGTGTAGGAACTGTTGTTAATACTCTCCATAATAAACCAGCAG ATGTGTCCTGGGCTCCTGTGCCCGGTACAGTGGCAGGTGAAGTGAAGCTCTCAATTCTGTACAAGAGTGACAAGCTTTTCATTATGGTGATGCACATAAGAGGTTTG CAATCCTTGCAGGACGGAACAGATCCTGATCCATACGTCAAATTGTACCTCCTCCCAGACCCTCAGAAAACTAGCAAAAGGAAGACCAAGGCAGCCCGGCGAACATGCAACCCCACTTATAATGAGATG CTGGTGTATAACAAGATTCCACGTGGTGATTTGCAGCAGAGAACCGTTCACCTGCGGGTACTGAGCGAGGGTGCATTCTGGGAGAACACCTTGCTGGGTGAAACCATCATCCAACTGAAGGACCTCACCCCGGGCCATCGCTGGGTTGGCTGGCACCAGCTTGGTGCTAGAGGCTCTGACATAAACCGCTAA